A window from candidate division KSB1 bacterium encodes these proteins:
- a CDS encoding glycosyltransferase, with protein MATVDLSVIIVSYNVRDFLEQCLLSLRSALQGIPHEIWVVDNASRDGSQGMVHRRFPEVKLIENAENAGFARANNQALRHAAGRFICLLNPDTLVKKDTFQRLLEFMDEHPEAGMVGCKILNPDGSLQLACRRSYPTPWVAFTRLVGLSYLFPRSRLFGRYNLTYLSPDEVHEVEAISGSFMLFRREALEQVGLLDEAFFMYGEDLDFCYRFRAAGWKIYYVPTTQVVHFKGESWKRSELDRLRHFYQAMRLFVRKHFHRRYGIAVVTALTLAIWVRAALSLLARLLRRVTLPLIDLALMNLSLALGQLLRFGGLMHFRSYLLVDLVYSSIWLLCLYGTGLYGRYRLSVVRAGWAVLMGLFINATFTYFFKQYAFSRAVVLYAGVFNLLFLTGWRALALWWPPGTSRQHEGRRAFFGRRTLIVGDACSGRAIVERLHRRADGLYDIAGLVTLVPEEVGDKVAGVPVIGTLDHLADLIRRERAEEVVFATDKISHDQILTVIDSAAGTGASFKLVADDFGVIIGKASIDRIDEVPMVELDYKLLTPPNPALKRGLDLVVAMLLLGVGALPYVLGKLFWSRGRRPLAYVDANGRSRRRVLPGSGPRWFRNFPLLVDVLLGRLSFVGREIEEDPRADGRVRVKPGLTGLVQLYGGNQLSEDERERYHLYYLRNYSLLLDVEILLRALFGQGSRSL; from the coding sequence ATGGCGACGGTTGACCTGAGCGTTATCATCGTGAGCTACAATGTGCGGGATTTCCTGGAGCAATGTCTCTTGTCTTTGCGGAGCGCGCTCCAGGGCATCCCCCACGAAATCTGGGTGGTCGACAATGCTTCTCGCGATGGGAGCCAGGGCATGGTCCACCGCCGCTTCCCGGAGGTGAAGCTTATCGAGAATGCCGAGAACGCGGGGTTTGCCCGTGCCAACAACCAGGCCTTGCGGCACGCAGCCGGTAGATTTATTTGCTTGCTGAATCCCGACACCCTGGTCAAGAAGGACACTTTCCAGCGGCTTCTGGAATTTATGGACGAGCATCCCGAAGCGGGAATGGTGGGCTGTAAGATTTTGAACCCCGATGGCTCGTTGCAACTGGCTTGCCGTCGCAGTTACCCGACACCGTGGGTCGCCTTCACGCGTCTTGTGGGGCTGAGCTATCTTTTTCCCCGCAGCCGTCTCTTTGGCCGGTACAACCTAACTTACCTGAGTCCGGACGAAGTTCACGAGGTCGAGGCCATCTCCGGATCGTTCATGCTGTTTCGGCGAGAAGCGCTCGAACAGGTCGGCCTCCTTGACGAGGCCTTCTTCATGTACGGGGAGGACCTCGACTTCTGCTATCGCTTCCGAGCGGCGGGCTGGAAGATCTATTACGTGCCTACGACCCAGGTCGTACACTTCAAGGGAGAAAGCTGGAAACGGAGCGAACTCGATCGTCTGCGCCATTTCTACCAAGCCATGCGCCTTTTCGTGCGCAAGCATTTCCATCGGCGCTACGGAATCGCGGTCGTCACGGCGCTGACGCTGGCGATTTGGGTACGAGCGGCGCTTTCGCTACTTGCGAGGCTCCTGAGGCGCGTTACATTGCCCCTGATCGATCTGGCCTTGATGAATCTGTCGCTGGCGCTTGGCCAACTCTTGCGGTTCGGCGGCCTGATGCACTTCCGGAGTTACCTGCTGGTCGACCTCGTGTACTCGAGCATCTGGCTTCTCTGCCTCTACGGGACAGGGCTATATGGTCGCTACCGGCTTTCTGTGGTACGTGCGGGCTGGGCCGTACTGATGGGGCTCTTCATCAACGCCACCTTTACGTACTTCTTCAAGCAATATGCTTTCTCCCGTGCGGTCGTGCTCTACGCAGGGGTGTTTAACCTCCTGTTCCTCACGGGATGGCGTGCTCTGGCCCTGTGGTGGCCACCGGGGACTTCCAGGCAGCATGAGGGGCGCAGGGCCTTTTTCGGCCGCAGAACGCTCATCGTGGGGGACGCGTGCTCGGGTCGAGCCATCGTCGAACGCCTTCATCGACGCGCCGACGGTCTCTATGACATCGCCGGCCTGGTTACTCTCGTCCCGGAGGAGGTCGGAGACAAGGTGGCGGGAGTACCGGTGATTGGAACGCTGGACCACCTCGCCGACCTCATCCGCAGGGAGAGGGCCGAAGAGGTCGTGTTCGCAACGGACAAGATCAGCCATGACCAGATCCTGACCGTGATCGATAGCGCGGCAGGTACCGGCGCTTCCTTCAAACTCGTTGCGGACGATTTTGGGGTGATCATTGGCAAAGCCAGCATCGATCGCATCGATGAAGTCCCGATGGTCGAGCTCGACTACAAGCTTCTGACTCCACCCAATCCCGCCCTGAAGCGCGGTTTGGATCTCGTTGTGGCGATGCTCTTGCTTGGGGTGGGCGCGTTGCCCTATGTTCTAGGCAAGCTGTTCTGGTCAAGGGGGCGGAGGCCGTTGGCCTACGTAGACGCAAACGGGAGGTCCCGCCGACGTGTTCTGCCCGGCTCCGGGCCCCGTTGGTTTCGCAATTTCCCGTTGCTTGTCGACGTCCTCCTCGGCAGGTTGAGCTTTGTCGGACGGGAGATAGAGGAGGACCCACGGGCGGATGGGAGGGTCAGGGTCAAGCCGGGGCTCACCGGGCTCGTTCAGCTGTACGGCGGAAACCAGCTTTCGGAGGACGAGCGAGAGCGTTACCATCTCTATTACCTCCGGAATTACTCCCTGCTGTTGGATGTGGAGATCCTGTTGCGTGCCCTTTTTGGGCAAGGGAGCAGGAGCCTGTAG
- a CDS encoding Trm112 family protein produces the protein MLSKELLEILACPKCKGELEYDEANQKLICHRCRLKYRIEDDIPIMLIDEAEPF, from the coding sequence ATGCTGTCCAAGGAGCTGCTTGAGATCCTGGCCTGCCCTAAGTGCAAGGGCGAGCTCGAGTACGACGAAGCCAACCAGAAACTAATCTGTCACCGATGCAGACTGAAATACCGCATCGAGGACGACATCCCCATCATGCTGATTGACGAGGCGGAGCCCTTTTAG
- a CDS encoding acyl-CoA thioesterase has translation MAEQGRVQHAIEVRVRYVDTDQMGVAHHARYLEWFEMGRTELIRAMGLPYRDLEEAGYHLPVIEAYVQYRIPARYDDLLTIETAVDGKPGARLRLTYTVRRGQEVLATGYTVHAFVHQEGKPGKPPQIFLEALARRLSTSTQGPDRREALSGGPECDTHRIG, from the coding sequence ATGGCAGAGCAGGGCAGGGTGCAACATGCCATCGAGGTGCGCGTGCGCTACGTGGACACGGACCAGATGGGCGTGGCCCATCACGCACGCTACCTCGAGTGGTTCGAAATGGGCCGTACAGAACTCATCCGTGCAATGGGCCTGCCGTATCGAGATCTGGAAGAGGCAGGCTATCACCTGCCCGTCATCGAGGCCTACGTCCAGTACCGGATCCCTGCTCGTTACGACGACCTTCTGACGATTGAGACGGCCGTGGACGGGAAGCCCGGAGCACGGCTGCGCCTCACCTACACCGTGCGACGAGGCCAGGAGGTCCTTGCGACGGGCTACACCGTGCACGCCTTTGTCCATCAGGAGGGTAAGCCCGGTAAGCCACCCCAGATTTTCCTGGAGGCCTTGGCCAGAAGGTTGTCGACGTCAACGCAAGGGCCGGACCGGAGGGAAGCCCTCTCCGGGGGCCCCGAGTGCGATACACACCGAATAGGGTGA
- a CDS encoding acetyl-CoA carboxylase carboxyltransferase subunit alpha, translating to MGFVLDFEKPILELERRIREMRDLADSQNLELREEIERLEAKARKLRQEIYSKLTRWQRVQLARHPNRPYTLDYIERICDDFMELHGDRAFGDDPAIVAGVGHIGGWPVTIVGHQKGRDVKQKLLRNFGMPHPEGYRKALRVMKLGAKFGRPVISLVDTPGAYPGIGAEERGQAEAIARNLYEMSRLPVPIVVIIIGEGASGGALGIGVGDRVLMMENTWYSVISPEGCAAILWRDAAKAPQAAEAMKLTAADLLEMGVIDGVIPEPVGGAHHDPDGAARILKETILRELESLRSIPVEKLVQDRIAKYGRMGFWKE from the coding sequence ATGGGTTTCGTGCTGGACTTCGAAAAGCCGATCCTCGAACTGGAACGGCGGATCCGCGAGATGCGGGACCTGGCCGACAGCCAGAACCTCGAGCTGCGCGAGGAGATCGAGCGACTGGAGGCCAAAGCCAGAAAACTGCGTCAGGAGATCTATTCCAAGCTGACCCGCTGGCAGAGGGTCCAGCTCGCCCGCCACCCCAACCGCCCCTACACCCTGGACTACATCGAGCGCATCTGCGATGACTTCATGGAGCTGCACGGCGATCGGGCCTTCGGCGACGATCCAGCCATCGTAGCGGGCGTCGGGCATATCGGCGGGTGGCCCGTTACCATCGTTGGCCATCAGAAGGGTCGGGACGTCAAGCAAAAGCTCCTGCGTAATTTCGGCATGCCCCACCCGGAGGGCTATCGCAAGGCCTTGCGGGTGATGAAGCTTGGGGCCAAGTTCGGACGGCCGGTAATCAGCTTGGTGGATACCCCCGGGGCCTACCCTGGGATCGGAGCCGAAGAGCGGGGACAGGCCGAGGCCATCGCGCGCAATCTCTACGAGATGTCCCGGCTTCCCGTGCCCATCGTAGTCATCATTATCGGCGAGGGTGCCAGCGGCGGTGCCCTCGGGATCGGGGTGGGTGATCGGGTGCTGATGATGGAAAACACCTGGTATTCCGTGATCTCGCCCGAGGGGTGTGCCGCCATCCTTTGGCGCGACGCGGCTAAGGCCCCCCAAGCTGCTGAGGCCATGAAGCTGACCGCCGCCGACCTGCTGGAGATGGGCGTCATCGATGGCGTCATCCCCGAGCCGGTGGGTGGGGCTCACCATGACCCTGACGGCGCTGCGCGCATCCTGAAAGAAACCATCCTCCGCGAACTGGAGTCCCTTCGCTCCATCCCAGTGGAGAAGCTGGTGCAGGATCGCATCGCCAAGTACGGGCGAATGGGCTTCTGGAAAGAGTGA
- a CDS encoding segregation/condensation protein A, with protein sequence MEGVAVGFSMSYRVQLESFEGPLDLLLHLIRKNEVDIYDIPIAEITRQYLEYLAVIEMLDLDRASDFILMAATLIRIKAQMLLPRPAGEEEEEYEDPRLELVQKLLEYQRYQPVAQELAEREAQHRDLYPRSFFYLEGDGQDQDQEGPRRVSLFDLIAAFREVMAKAPARDYHAVTVVPVSVEEQMEYVLTYLAGRGQALFADLIRTLPDRLTMVVTFVALLELIRRGTIQVRQASPFGEIWIQKV encoded by the coding sequence GTGGAGGGGGTGGCGGTCGGGTTCAGCATGTCCTATCGTGTCCAGCTGGAGAGCTTCGAAGGTCCCCTGGATCTTCTCCTCCACCTCATCCGCAAGAATGAGGTGGACATTTACGACATCCCGATCGCAGAGATCACCCGACAGTATCTGGAGTATCTGGCGGTCATCGAGATGCTGGACCTGGATCGGGCCAGCGATTTTATTCTCATGGCCGCTACCCTGATTCGCATCAAGGCGCAGATGCTCCTGCCCCGTCCCGCGGGGGAGGAAGAAGAGGAATACGAGGATCCGCGCCTGGAGCTGGTGCAAAAGCTCTTGGAATACCAACGCTATCAGCCCGTAGCCCAGGAGCTTGCGGAGCGCGAGGCGCAGCACCGGGATCTCTACCCGAGGTCCTTCTTCTACCTGGAGGGGGACGGGCAGGATCAGGATCAGGAGGGACCGCGGCGAGTCAGCTTGTTTGATCTGATCGCTGCCTTTCGCGAGGTCATGGCCAAAGCGCCGGCACGGGATTACCACGCAGTGACGGTTGTTCCCGTGTCGGTAGAGGAACAAATGGAGTACGTGCTCACTTACCTGGCCGGACGGGGGCAGGCGCTCTTTGCGGACCTCATCCGCACGCTGCCCGATCGCCTGACGATGGTGGTCACATTTGTAGCCCTGCTGGAGCTCATCCGCCGGGGGACGATCCAGGTGCGCCAGGCTTCGCCCTTTGGTGAGATCTGGATCCAGAAGGTGTGA
- the bamD gene encoding outer membrane protein assembly factor BamD, translated as MGQGRLNGTGKGVQAWAAVALALVSSAALLLFGTGCAGRKVRAGITLEERLKIAKQMFEKGDYLDAKTQFQVIVASAGGTALADEAQFYLAECYFHLKDYVTAVAEYERFVRMYPNSPWVDDAQFKVGVSYYELSPGPGLDQEFTRKAVQALQVFLEDYPASELRPQAEEYLRKCRDKLAEKEFKAGELYRKMGYYESAVIYFDAVLNEYYDTQWAEKALFQKARMLELLGRKEEALEAYQSYLRRHPQSPRVGEARRAVQKLRDELSAASPSAATQANPKR; from the coding sequence GTGGGACAAGGACGGTTGAACGGCACGGGGAAAGGGGTTCAGGCGTGGGCTGCAGTGGCGCTGGCCCTCGTCTCCTCCGCGGCCCTGCTACTTTTCGGTACGGGCTGCGCGGGCCGCAAAGTTCGCGCCGGAATCACCCTCGAAGAACGCCTCAAGATTGCCAAGCAAATGTTCGAGAAGGGCGACTATCTGGACGCCAAAACCCAGTTTCAGGTAATTGTGGCAAGTGCGGGCGGCACAGCGCTGGCCGATGAGGCGCAGTTCTACCTCGCCGAGTGCTACTTCCACCTGAAGGACTACGTCACCGCCGTTGCGGAATACGAGAGGTTTGTTCGGATGTACCCGAACAGCCCCTGGGTGGACGACGCGCAATTCAAAGTCGGGGTGAGCTACTACGAACTCTCACCGGGGCCCGGGTTGGACCAGGAGTTTACCCGCAAAGCCGTACAGGCCCTCCAAGTGTTTCTCGAGGACTACCCCGCCAGCGAATTGCGGCCGCAGGCAGAGGAGTACCTGCGCAAATGCCGCGACAAGCTCGCCGAGAAGGAGTTCAAGGCCGGCGAACTGTACCGAAAGATGGGCTACTACGAGTCGGCCGTGATCTACTTCGACGCGGTGTTGAATGAGTACTACGACACGCAATGGGCTGAGAAAGCGCTTTTCCAAAAGGCGCGGATGCTGGAGCTCCTCGGCCGCAAAGAGGAAGCCCTGGAGGCCTACCAGAGCTACCTACGACGGCATCCGCAGAGCCCTCGCGTGGGGGAGGCGCGCCGGGCGGTCCAGAAGTTGAGAGACGAACTCTCGGCCGCCAGTCCGTCGGCCGCTACACAAGCCAACCCGAAGCGATAA
- the nadD gene encoding nicotinate-nucleotide adenylyltransferase, translating into MKLGLYGGTFDPIHLGHLITAEFAREALGLQKVLFVVAAQPPHKQSTVATPAHHRLEMVRRALSSNPHFEASDLEIRRGGISYTVETLEFVRRRWNLQRDELFFLMGQDSLADLRNWREPERILSLATVVVFRRSHTPLHDVPPSYLAAVRILETPLIEISATDIRNRVRQGRSIRYLVPDAVAEYIERHGLYR; encoded by the coding sequence GTGAAGCTCGGGCTCTACGGTGGCACCTTTGACCCCATCCACCTGGGGCATCTGATCACCGCCGAGTTCGCACGAGAGGCTCTGGGCCTGCAAAAGGTGCTTTTCGTTGTGGCGGCCCAGCCGCCCCACAAGCAGTCCACCGTGGCTACGCCCGCGCATCACCGCCTGGAAATGGTGAGGCGAGCCCTTTCTTCCAATCCCCATTTTGAGGCCTCGGACCTTGAGATCCGACGCGGCGGGATCTCCTACACCGTCGAGACCCTCGAATTTGTGCGGCGGAGGTGGAATCTCCAGAGGGACGAGCTGTTCTTCCTGATGGGCCAGGACAGTCTGGCCGATCTTCGGAACTGGCGCGAGCCGGAGCGAATCCTGAGCCTCGCGACGGTGGTGGTGTTCCGGCGCAGCCACACACCGCTTCACGACGTCCCGCCCTCCTACCTGGCCGCCGTGCGTATCCTGGAGACGCCTCTCATCGAAATCAGTGCGACGGATATCCGGAACCGGGTGCGGCAAGGGCGCAGCATCCGGTACCTCGTGCCGGACGCGGTGGCGGAGTACATCGAGCGGCACGGCCTCTACCGCTAG
- a CDS encoding HNH endonuclease, with translation MDSVLSRQVLMLNCNYEPLSVVPAKKAIVLLYLGKAELVERYDAWVRSVSTRMPLPSIVRLVSYIPMPHKRIILTRKNILKRDGRQCQYCGTRTGPFTVDHVIPRDRGGRDTWENLVCACLACNARKGNRTPEEAGMQLLRKPRRPNHLFFIQHFIGVLDERWRPYLFMN, from the coding sequence ATGGATTCGGTACTTTCCCGGCAGGTCTTGATGCTGAATTGCAACTACGAACCTTTGAGTGTCGTGCCGGCGAAGAAAGCCATCGTGCTGCTTTATCTGGGCAAGGCGGAGCTGGTCGAGCGATACGATGCGTGGGTGCGCAGCGTGTCGACGCGGATGCCGTTGCCCAGCATTGTGCGGCTGGTGAGCTATATCCCGATGCCGCACAAGCGAATCATTCTGACGCGGAAGAACATTCTGAAGCGCGACGGAAGGCAATGCCAGTATTGCGGCACCCGGACCGGCCCGTTTACCGTCGACCATGTGATCCCGCGTGACCGGGGTGGCCGGGACACGTGGGAGAATCTGGTGTGCGCCTGTCTGGCGTGCAACGCGCGCAAGGGCAATCGGACGCCTGAGGAAGCGGGGATGCAGCTTCTGCGCAAGCCCCGCCGGCCCAATCACCTGTTCTTTATTCAGCATTTCATCGGCGTTCTGGATGAACGCTGGAGGCCGTACTTGTTCATGAACTGA